In Rutidosis leptorrhynchoides isolate AG116_Rl617_1_P2 chromosome 2, CSIRO_AGI_Rlap_v1, whole genome shotgun sequence, one genomic interval encodes:
- the LOC139893554 gene encoding CASP-like protein 4C2, whose protein sequence is MVRNGAIGVESPSPRPRIHQTHPHDTPVFQSTVSQRKLRRFNYFILVFRLLAFCFTLSAAVFMLTTDAASAPDSPRWYHFGAFRFVVAANAIVALYSIFEIGASVWEIYSGFTIFSEFSQVWFDFGHDQVFAYLLLSAGSAGTELVRQLRAVETCKNNNAFCIQSDIALAFGFVGFLSLVISSLLSGFRVVCFIINGSRFLL, encoded by the exons ATGGTCCGTAACGGCGCCATCGGCGTAGAAAGTCCGTCACCGCGACCACGAATCCACCAAACACATCCTCACGACACGCCGGTTTTCCAATCCACCGTTTCTCAACGCAAACTACGTCGTTTCAATTATTTCATTCTCGTTTTCCGTTTACTCGCTTTTTGCTTCACTCTTTCTGCAGCTGTTTTCATGCTTACTACAGACGCAGCTTCAGCTCCAGATTCACCTCGCTGGTACCACTTTGGCGCCTTCcg GTTTGTAGTTGCTGCAAATGCGATTGTTGCGTTGTATTCGATATTTGAAATTGGAGCTTCTGTTTGGGAGATTTATAGCGGTTTTACTATTTTTTCTGAGTTTTCTCAAGTCTGGTTCGATTTTGGTCACGATCAG GTATTTGCATATTTGTTGTTATCAGCGGGATCGGCAGGAACGGAGTTAGTTAGGCAATTAAGAGCAGTTGAGACGTGTAAGAATAATAACGCGTTTTGCATTCAATCGGATATCGCGTTGGCTTTCGGATTTGTCGGGTTTTTGTCACTCGTTATCTCGTCTTTGCTTTCGGGATTTAGAGTAGTTTGTTTCATAATTAACGGCTCTCGTTTTCTTCTTTAG